The proteins below come from a single Cyanobacterium stanieri LEGE 03274 genomic window:
- a CDS encoding type II toxin-antitoxin system HicA family toxin, translated as MPRKIRELKSLLKKAGFVYRTAKGSHTRWYHELLPEDPITISGNDGDDAQKYLEKQINQKLAKLKKIKEGK; from the coding sequence ATGCCTAGAAAAATTCGAGAGTTAAAGAGTTTATTGAAGAAAGCTGGTTTCGTTTATCGTACAGCTAAAGGTAGTCATACTCGTTGGTATCATGAACTATTACCAGAAGATCCAATTACAATATCAGGAAATGATGGTGATGATGCTCAAAAATATTTAGAAAAACAAATTAACCAAAAATTAGCTAAATTAAAAAAAATAAAAGAGGGTAAATAA
- a CDS encoding type II toxin-antitoxin system HicB family antitoxin, giving the protein MNKFNYTITIQWSDEDNCFVVFLPDFENEMQPITHGETYEEGLKNGQEVLELIIEEYQEDGKTLPQPKTFVFA; this is encoded by the coding sequence ATGAATAAATTTAATTATACAATTACTATTCAATGGAGTGATGAAGATAATTGTTTTGTCGTATTTCTTCCTGATTTTGAAAATGAAATGCAACCAATTACTCACGGCGAAACCTATGAAGAGGGCTTAAAGAATGGGCAGGAAGTTTTAGAATTAATTATAGAAGAATATCAAGAAGATGGTAAAACTTTACCTCAACCTAAAACCTTTGTTTTTGCTTGA